Proteins from a genomic interval of Orbaceae bacterium lpD02:
- a CDS encoding STY4528 family pathogenicity island replication protein, translating into MLTGKHTHQLDVLSQALIRQKQTSSSPDEPMAVLFMGQQYDSFPRDLLLDNTITSVDKYAWQRLYIELQQNRNYFPTYDNLQKLWGNLGGLLSRKTVREILSRLVLSGWLSFKVIRGDNGQVAGNVYMLHNTQLSLIEIITQNDESVNHILTSLMSKKDISQSLAILTYNQVKTYLSTREQSDNLFLQMNEGKKEIVITHNIDEIAPSLLVHLENTLSSKNKLSKNRLSSKKELSKKTLSSNLELGENALSSKKELPIKSSVYEASSSTSSSIYSSTTTEMTSKDTLLVIPTNLKARLSEKGLRDITNVICKTEINLALVNKILQSISKTDIAQIKNMTAYLVTNIQKAARGEYNLISNDSPVNNSLPSSHYEQTITVKQVVSKERLNELFNPLKSMIGNEVKK; encoded by the coding sequence ATGTTAACAGGTAAACATACTCATCAGCTCGACGTACTCAGTCAGGCGCTCATTAGACAAAAACAAACCAGTTCATCACCGGATGAACCGATGGCTGTTTTATTCATGGGGCAGCAGTATGATTCGTTTCCTCGGGATTTATTGCTTGATAATACTATTACCTCAGTTGATAAATATGCCTGGCAACGACTCTATATTGAGCTGCAACAAAACCGTAATTATTTTCCAACGTATGATAATCTGCAAAAGTTGTGGGGGAACCTAGGTGGTTTATTGTCCCGTAAAACGGTCCGAGAGATTTTATCAAGGCTCGTATTATCGGGTTGGTTATCGTTTAAAGTTATCCGAGGCGACAATGGGCAAGTTGCCGGCAACGTGTATATGCTTCATAACACTCAGTTATCGCTCATTGAAATCATCACACAAAATGATGAAAGCGTGAATCACATATTAACCTCATTAATGAGTAAAAAAGACATATCACAATCCCTTGCTATCTTGACGTATAACCAGGTTAAAACCTATCTAAGCACGAGAGAGCAATCTGATAATCTTTTCTTACAAATGAATGAAGGTAAAAAAGAGATAGTGATTACACATAATATCGATGAGATAGCCCCTTCGTTACTTGTTCATTTAGAAAATACACTGAGTTCCAAAAATAAACTCAGTAAAAATAGACTGAGTTCCAAAAAGGAACTGAGTAAAAAAACACTGAGTTCCAATTTGGAACTGGGTGAAAATGCACTGAGTTCCAAAAAGGAACTGCCTATAAAATCAAGCGTTTATGAGGCCTCTAGTAGTACTAGTAGTAGTATATATAGTAGTACTACTACTGAAATGACGAGTAAAGACACACTCCTCGTTATCCCTACTAACTTGAAAGCCCGTTTATCAGAGAAAGGGTTACGTGATATTACAAACGTGATTTGCAAAACAGAAATTAACCTAGCGCTGGTCAATAAAATATTGCAGTCAATCTCAAAGACTGATATCGCTCAAATTAAAAACATGACGGCTTACCTGGTTACGAATATTCAAAAAGCAGCCAGGGGTGAATACAACCTTATTTCGAATGATAGCCCAGTAAACAACAGTTTACCAAGTAGCCATTATGAGCAAACTATCACGGTTAAACAAGTGGTTAGCAAGGAGCGTTTGAATGAATTATTTAATCCACTTAAATCAATGATAGGCAATGAGGTTAAAAAATAG
- the traD gene encoding type IV conjugative transfer system coupling protein TraD, with the protein MSNEHGIEAIFRPASEMYSAVTAVVCGIICLVAPWAVALAPSVSIGVAAVFFAFGLYRGRQGLLIIRYKRNIKRLPYYSLSSAQIPTSHRYLFLGKGFKWEQRHLQRLILCRREEYKRFVEPSWFYKAARYFEKKYEKNIIARLTRSNSWFNPVKPLPPVGGNPFLHGVEINETDIMMPIMERVGHTLVLGTTRVGKTRLLEVLVTQDIARGDPVIVFDPKGDADLLKRMYAEARRNGRENEFYVFHLGYPEISARYNAIGRFSRITEVAQRISSQLAGEGNSAAFKEFAWRFVNIVTKALIELGRLPDFVQISRYTNNMDSLFLEYAQHYFDKHDPKVWVTISEMASNVNDKNLSFAMKGRDKKVVALYEYVTANKIRDDVLEGLRSAIQYDKTYFDKIVASLMPFLEKLTTGKTAKLLAPNYHDLNDDRPIFDWSQVIRKKGIVYVGLDALSDSVVSAAVGNSMLADLVSISGYIYKHGVFDGLPGENIDKVNICLHADEVNEIMGDEFIPLVNKAGGSGIQVTAYTQTISDIEVKVGSTAKAGQVQGNFNNIIMMRVRETKTAELITTQLPKVDIYKNTVVSGASDTPSPDVKTDFTSSTQDRISTESMPLLEPSELIQLPKGQAFVLMEGGVLYKVRMPLPSSDDDDLIPETIQTLADEMRKTYATGENWWVGAEMGWTEPDMNQDESIALHLDPSTESAQHDGTDLLADDLTISEDERAFIAGRKVNDNESEINHGK; encoded by the coding sequence ATGAGCAATGAACATGGCATTGAAGCGATATTTCGGCCTGCATCTGAAATGTATAGTGCCGTCACTGCGGTTGTCTGTGGCATAATTTGCCTTGTTGCGCCGTGGGCGGTTGCGCTTGCGCCTTCGGTAAGTATCGGCGTTGCTGCGGTGTTTTTTGCTTTTGGTCTATACCGAGGGCGGCAAGGGCTGTTAATCATCCGCTATAAACGGAATATTAAACGTTTGCCTTATTATTCCCTCAGTAGCGCCCAAATTCCAACAAGTCATCGTTATTTATTCCTAGGTAAAGGGTTTAAATGGGAGCAGCGTCACTTGCAACGACTTATTTTGTGTCGCAGGGAAGAGTATAAACGCTTTGTTGAGCCGTCATGGTTTTATAAAGCAGCAAGGTACTTTGAAAAAAAATATGAAAAAAATATTATCGCAAGGTTAACTCGATCAAATAGTTGGTTTAACCCGGTAAAGCCGTTACCGCCGGTTGGGGGAAATCCCTTTTTGCACGGCGTTGAAATCAACGAAACGGATATTATGATGCCGATCATGGAACGGGTCGGGCATACGTTAGTGCTCGGCACCACGCGCGTTGGGAAAACTCGATTACTTGAAGTGCTCGTCACGCAAGATATTGCCAGAGGTGATCCGGTTATTGTTTTTGATCCTAAAGGGGATGCGGATTTACTCAAACGGATGTACGCAGAAGCAAGACGTAATGGACGTGAGAATGAGTTTTATGTTTTTCATTTAGGCTATCCTGAAATATCAGCTCGCTATAATGCGATTGGTCGTTTTAGTCGCATTACCGAAGTGGCTCAGCGTATTTCCTCTCAACTTGCCGGTGAAGGGAATAGTGCAGCGTTTAAAGAGTTTGCTTGGCGGTTTGTGAATATTGTCACGAAAGCGTTAATTGAACTGGGCCGTCTCCCCGATTTTGTCCAAATTAGCCGCTATACCAATAATATGGATAGCCTATTTTTGGAATATGCACAGCACTACTTTGATAAACACGATCCTAAAGTTTGGGTCACTATCAGTGAAATGGCCAGCAATGTGAATGATAAAAATCTCTCTTTTGCCATGAAAGGGCGAGATAAAAAAGTGGTTGCGCTCTATGAGTACGTCACCGCTAATAAAATTCGAGACGATGTGCTTGAGGGATTACGTTCAGCCATTCAGTACGATAAGACCTATTTTGATAAAATCGTTGCCTCTTTAATGCCCTTTTTAGAGAAACTGACTACCGGTAAAACGGCAAAATTACTCGCACCAAACTATCATGATCTGAATGATGACCGCCCGATTTTTGATTGGAGCCAAGTTATTCGTAAAAAAGGGATTGTCTATGTTGGACTTGATGCCCTTTCCGATTCTGTTGTGAGTGCAGCTGTCGGAAACTCGATGTTAGCCGATTTAGTTTCAATCTCAGGCTATATCTATAAACATGGTGTGTTTGATGGGTTACCTGGTGAAAACATCGATAAAGTGAATATCTGTCTCCATGCTGATGAGGTGAATGAAATTATGGGTGATGAATTTATTCCATTAGTCAATAAAGCGGGAGGTTCAGGGATTCAAGTGACCGCCTATACCCAAACGATATCGGATATTGAAGTTAAAGTAGGCAGCACAGCAAAAGCCGGACAAGTACAAGGTAACTTTAATAATATAATCATGATGCGAGTGCGTGAAACCAAAACCGCCGAGCTTATTACAACGCAGCTGCCAAAAGTCGATATTTACAAAAATACCGTTGTCTCAGGAGCCAGTGATACCCCTAGTCCTGATGTAAAAACCGATTTCACATCATCAACACAAGATAGAATCAGCACCGAATCGATGCCGTTACTTGAACCTTCTGAACTAATACAACTCCCTAAAGGGCAAGCCTTTGTGTTAATGGAAGGTGGTGTGTTATATAAAGTGCGTATGCCACTGCCCTCAAGTGATGACGATGATCTGATCCCTGAGACGATCCAAACATTGGCCGATGAGATGAGAAAAACCTATGCCACGGGAGAGAACTGGTGGGTAGGTGCCGAAATGGGGTGGACTGAACCCGACATGAACCAGGATGAAAGTATCGCTTTACATTTGGATCCCTCCACTGAGTCAGCTCAGCATGAT
- a CDS encoding TIGR03761 family integrating conjugative element protein, which translates to MEQNENNQVGALRSDIRIELHTIPAIQIWQGRKKTEDKYQIQSMTKAITHLRVIEIATRLDDPYADLILTEFYQQIDKIKKSLDIESRSIDEVLKSVPTGFKAGDAISIKPVDLNLFINVPSGYQLVFLLCQFDLFVRKVQLAKHISLITGNDASDRQHLIAHALRSLITYTTKYKHLGVTRQDFIENTPMAAKAIEQLGPIPDSILSADKLRDRAPVTNNNAHVGAPE; encoded by the coding sequence ATGGAACAAAATGAGAATAACCAAGTTGGGGCGTTAAGAAGTGATATTAGGATCGAACTACATACTATTCCTGCTATCCAGATTTGGCAGGGTCGAAAGAAAACAGAGGATAAATATCAAATTCAAAGTATGACAAAAGCAATTACGCATCTGCGAGTAATTGAAATAGCAACACGATTGGATGATCCGTATGCTGATTTAATCCTGACTGAGTTTTATCAGCAAATTGATAAAATAAAAAAATCATTAGATATCGAAAGTCGAAGTATTGATGAAGTACTTAAATCAGTACCAACAGGGTTTAAAGCGGGTGATGCAATATCCATCAAACCCGTTGATTTAAACCTGTTTATCAATGTGCCAAGTGGGTATCAATTGGTTTTCTTATTGTGTCAGTTTGATTTGTTTGTTCGAAAAGTGCAATTAGCTAAGCATATCTCATTAATCACAGGAAATGATGCATCAGATAGGCAACATCTGATTGCTCATGCACTCCGGTCATTAATCACCTACACGACAAAATACAAACATTTAGGGGTGACACGACAAGATTTTATTGAAAATACACCAATGGCTGCAAAGGCAATTGAACAATTAGGTCCTATACCTGACTCAATACTGAGTGCAGATAAATTGCGAGACAGAGCACCGGTAACGAATAATAACGCACATGTGGGAGCGCCTGAATGA
- a CDS encoding TIGR03759 family integrating conjugative element protein, protein MPLKKLRMFPLFLLITSFHQTALAGAIPGPSIINPWETSIESATKSKSTTIGHQHDEQIDIKTQQEAIIKEKASFWGLTVQEWLKFEAINEKGGRGYWSPNLDPLTTLGVEAQTQEERERYAMLLAKKEFERTTKELEFQRVYDTMFKRLYPDVLPVELDDNPNFVAPLNREGQRMVLFVDINDSVRGANLLQKALKTGKEMDVYLLGTNDDDSLIQQWAEIHTVPVERVQDGNITLNHDSGQWMQIGKGVSPILLQEQKSGKWRQIELGDSQ, encoded by the coding sequence ATGCCGTTAAAAAAACTAAGAATGTTCCCCCTTTTCTTGTTAATTACATCATTTCATCAAACTGCTTTAGCTGGAGCAATACCAGGTCCTTCTATCATTAATCCTTGGGAAACATCGATTGAATCAGCTACGAAGAGTAAGAGCACGACCATAGGGCATCAACACGATGAGCAAATTGATATTAAAACCCAGCAAGAGGCAATAATTAAAGAAAAAGCCAGTTTTTGGGGGCTAACCGTTCAAGAGTGGCTTAAGTTTGAAGCTATCAATGAAAAGGGCGGGCGAGGGTATTGGTCCCCAAATCTCGACCCACTCACAACGCTTGGCGTAGAAGCGCAGACGCAAGAAGAGCGAGAGCGCTACGCGATGTTGCTTGCTAAAAAAGAGTTTGAGCGCACGACCAAAGAGCTGGAGTTTCAACGTGTCTATGACACGATGTTTAAACGCCTTTACCCCGATGTGTTGCCCGTCGAGCTGGATGATAACCCTAATTTTGTTGCGCCGTTAAATCGTGAGGGGCAGCGCATGGTGCTATTTGTTGATATTAATGACAGTGTCAGAGGGGCGAACTTATTACAAAAAGCCTTAAAAACGGGTAAGGAAATGGACGTTTATTTACTCGGCACGAATGATGATGATTCGTTAATTCAGCAGTGGGCTGAGATCCATACGGTCCCTGTCGAACGCGTGCAAGACGGAAATATTACCCTTAATCATGATAGTGGCCAATGGATGCAAATTGGTAAAGGTGTTTCCCCAATATTACTACAGGAACAAAAAAGCGGTAAATGGCGACAAATCGAATTGGGGGACTCACAATGA
- a CDS encoding STY4526/YPO1902 family pathogenicity island replication protein encodes MKIKESNLNLSILHMVQNNITQGKIQSLIDMGFTLAQLQRMKDLSYNQIVHIASSQVLIIDVNINHQMFDVVLNRAQEHEARSLVIDKAISLGASIEVLNHYFGLSTTDISSSRKLKDLSISKGRLRKPSEQEKLIIWEKWVLQKKDNPHIEQSDDEHRLHAYMDITQHVSMLSDETEPLTLTSVINELEPLISNKNQ; translated from the coding sequence ATGAAAATCAAAGAAAGTAATTTAAATTTATCGATTTTGCATATGGTTCAAAACAACATTACTCAAGGCAAAATCCAATCTCTCATTGATATGGGGTTTACGCTGGCGCAATTACAGCGAATGAAAGATTTGAGCTATAACCAAATCGTGCATATTGCCAGTTCTCAAGTGTTAATAATCGATGTGAATATTAATCACCAAATGTTTGATGTTGTTTTAAATCGAGCACAAGAGCATGAAGCTCGTTCACTTGTCATTGATAAGGCTATTTCACTGGGGGCGTCAATTGAGGTGTTAAATCACTATTTTGGTTTATCGACAACGGACATTAGTTCTTCTCGAAAATTAAAAGACTTGTCAATTTCTAAAGGGAGACTCCGTAAGCCGAGTGAGCAAGAGAAGCTTATTATTTGGGAAAAATGGGTATTACAAAAGAAAGATAATCCGCATATTGAGCAGTCAGATGATGAACATCGTTTACACGCTTATATGGATATCACTCAACATGTATCGATGCTCAGTGATGAAACAGAGCCTCTAACGTTAACCTCAGTAATTAATGAGCTTGAACCATTAATTAGTAATAAAAATCAGTAA
- a CDS encoding single-stranded DNA-binding protein, translating to MANRGINKVILVGNLGQDPDIRYLPNGGAVANISIATSESWKDKQTGEQKDKTEWHRVVIFGKLAEIAGEYLKKGAQIYIEGQLQTRKWQDQSGQDRYTTEIVVTANGAMQMLGGRPTSEGSENQSWGKSANNHSSAPNTNSQTPPPVNEPPMDFDDDIPFGDLGLQYPNHAIHAI from the coding sequence ATGGCAAATCGAGGCATAAATAAGGTGATTTTGGTGGGTAATTTGGGGCAAGACCCAGATATTCGTTATCTACCTAATGGCGGGGCGGTTGCGAATATCAGTATCGCAACGTCTGAATCTTGGAAAGATAAGCAAACAGGTGAGCAAAAAGATAAAACAGAATGGCATCGTGTGGTGATATTCGGTAAACTTGCAGAAATTGCGGGTGAATATCTTAAAAAAGGCGCCCAAATTTACATTGAGGGACAGCTCCAAACCCGTAAGTGGCAAGATCAGTCTGGTCAAGACCGTTACACAACGGAAATCGTTGTTACGGCTAATGGCGCAATGCAAATGCTAGGGGGACGGCCGACATCAGAGGGAAGTGAAAATCAATCATGGGGAAAAAGTGCTAATAATCATTCATCAGCGCCCAATACGAATAGCCAAACACCCCCTCCAGTAAACGAACCGCCGATGGATTTTGATGATGATATTCCCTTTGGCGACTTGGGTTTGCAATATCCAAATCACGCAATACACGCTATTTGA
- a CDS encoding DUF3158 family protein has product MSQIYEEDYADTLSPTDYQFAKQHLTLKGLLKPFKGKGEYETLLQEIEFDISRLELISQRLINDTKNKLPIKYLPFYLKKRRLKNGSVYLSWKYLKTEINNGKTKRIETEGKQLIFDAFTHSNLSDADKQFIRELEIDRLTLNFQMRVAIRTRYLITELLPKFDELDTGYKR; this is encoded by the coding sequence ATGAGTCAAATTTATGAAGAGGATTATGCCGACACATTGTCTCCCACTGATTACCAGTTTGCAAAACAACACCTAACCCTAAAAGGCCTTTTAAAGCCTTTTAAAGGTAAGGGGGAATATGAAACACTTTTGCAAGAAATTGAGTTTGATATTTCAAGGTTAGAGTTAATCTCGCAGCGATTGATTAATGACACCAAAAACAAATTACCCATTAAATATTTACCGTTCTATTTGAAAAAAAGACGTTTAAAGAATGGCTCGGTTTATTTGAGTTGGAAATATCTGAAAACAGAAATTAACAATGGGAAAACGAAACGGATCGAGACTGAGGGGAAACAACTTATTTTTGATGCGTTTACACACAGTAACTTGAGTGATGCAGATAAACAATTTATTCGAGAACTTGAAATTGACCGATTAACTTTAAATTTTCAAATGCGTGTTGCTATCCGAACGAGGTATTTAATTACTGAATTGTTACCTAAATTTGATGAGCTTGATACAGGATATAAACGTTGA
- a CDS encoding DNA topoisomerase III — translation MIVRLFICEKPSQAVNLNAIIGTTLRKEGFNQSSDSKIAITWCVGHLLEQASPEEYGEQYKSWNVNLLPIIPTSWKMVVKKETSKQFTVIKGLVKKASEIVIATDIDREGETIAWELLKLFGWQGKTSRLWSSSNNDDALRKAVSQIQDASKTYPMYLAGLGRSQADWLVGMNLTRLYTTLAKQNGFMGKVLSVGRVQTPTLNLIVNRDREIKNFIPKPFWTIGLTLSKENTMQPFMANWQPNEHLCDEEGRCVNEQAARQALVQMKNAGHASIVSVETKRAKSHQPLCLSLSELQTQCSRLYGMELQHTLDVAQALYEKHKVTTYPRTDCGYLQTAMISEIPQILAAIKEADPAIIDTVNGIDATLRSRVWNDEKITAHHGIVPTTQKFNINSLSSIERQVYELIRRYYLAQFLPVNEVNKTVVEFECAGETLISRGQQLVVLGWKKLFTKMGSESELEGELDTNQSLPALSQGEKCPIVKGDIIAKQTSAPKPYTDDTLLNAMININRFVDDPKLKKLLKENAGLGTEATRASMIKTLEQRGYIERQKKAIMSTAVGQSLIDALPDIVKNPGMTALWEQALKDIELGQQTLESFMTRQGQFIKIVVENTSQQKIHIAQVEGLKTCPECGKPMVKRKNDYGSFWGCSAYPNCKHMINIKRKKQSNKK, via the coding sequence ATGATAGTGCGACTATTTATCTGTGAAAAACCTAGCCAAGCCGTTAACTTAAATGCCATTATCGGTACAACCCTGCGTAAAGAGGGGTTTAATCAAAGTAGCGATAGTAAAATTGCGATTACGTGGTGTGTGGGACATCTACTTGAACAAGCGTCGCCAGAAGAATATGGTGAACAGTATAAATCGTGGAATGTGAATCTTTTACCCATTATTCCAACGTCTTGGAAGATGGTTGTTAAAAAAGAGACGTCAAAGCAATTTACTGTAATTAAGGGGCTGGTTAAAAAAGCCAGTGAAATTGTGATTGCAACTGACATTGATAGAGAAGGGGAAACTATTGCCTGGGAACTCCTTAAACTATTTGGTTGGCAGGGTAAAACTTCTCGACTGTGGTCCTCGTCTAATAATGATGATGCCCTGCGTAAAGCGGTGAGCCAAATTCAAGATGCCAGTAAAACTTATCCGATGTACCTTGCTGGACTTGGTCGCTCGCAGGCCGATTGGTTAGTTGGCATGAATTTAACCCGGCTTTATACCACGCTTGCAAAACAAAACGGCTTTATGGGTAAAGTTCTCTCAGTTGGCCGAGTACAAACGCCAACACTAAATTTAATCGTTAACCGAGATAGAGAAATTAAAAACTTCATTCCTAAGCCATTTTGGACAATTGGGCTCACTTTATCAAAAGAAAACACGATGCAGCCGTTTATGGCCAATTGGCAACCAAATGAACACTTATGTGATGAAGAGGGGCGCTGCGTTAATGAACAGGCTGCAAGGCAAGCGTTAGTGCAGATGAAAAACGCCGGGCACGCAAGCATTGTCTCAGTTGAAACAAAAAGAGCAAAATCACACCAACCCCTCTGCTTATCGCTAAGTGAACTGCAAACCCAGTGTAGCAGACTGTATGGTATGGAATTACAACACACGCTTGATGTTGCACAAGCCCTTTATGAAAAGCACAAGGTGACAACCTACCCACGAACAGATTGCGGGTATTTACAAACGGCAATGATAAGTGAAATACCGCAGATTTTAGCCGCCATTAAGGAGGCTGACCCAGCCATTATTGACACCGTTAATGGGATTGATGCAACCCTTCGCTCCCGAGTCTGGAATGATGAAAAAATCACTGCCCATCATGGGATTGTTCCAACCACCCAAAAATTTAATATCAATTCACTAAGTAGTATAGAGCGTCAGGTGTATGAGCTAATTAGGCGCTACTACTTGGCGCAGTTCTTACCCGTCAATGAAGTTAACAAGACGGTGGTTGAATTTGAGTGCGCCGGTGAAACGCTAATAAGTCGTGGCCAGCAGCTGGTTGTGCTTGGTTGGAAAAAATTATTTACTAAAATGGGCTCAGAAAGTGAATTGGAAGGCGAGCTTGACACAAATCAATCACTCCCAGCTCTATCACAAGGTGAAAAATGTCCAATCGTTAAAGGTGATATTATAGCAAAGCAAACCAGTGCGCCAAAACCTTATACTGACGATACCCTTCTTAATGCCATGATTAATATTAACCGCTTTGTCGACGACCCTAAGTTAAAAAAATTACTGAAAGAAAATGCCGGGCTAGGTACAGAGGCAACCCGTGCATCAATGATTAAAACCTTGGAACAGCGGGGTTACATTGAGCGTCAGAAAAAAGCCATTATGTCAACCGCAGTGGGTCAGAGCTTAATCGATGCGCTTCCCGATATTGTTAAAAACCCGGGTATGACCGCACTATGGGAACAAGCGCTAAAAGATATTGAACTAGGCCAGCAAACACTTGAAAGCTTTATGACGAGGCAAGGTCAGTTTATTAAAATCGTGGTTGAGAATACGAGCCAACAAAAGATACACATAGCGCAAGTTGAGGGATTAAAAACGTGCCCTGAATGTGGTAAGCCGATGGTGAAACGCAAAAATGATTATGGTTCATTTTGGGGCTGCTCAGCCTACCCAAATTGTAAACACATGATTAACATCAAGCGAAAAAAACAAAGTAACAAAAAATAG
- a CDS encoding integrating conjugative element protein, whose protein sequence is MTLPHKKYVALWALSLCIVTLNSANAELTVISDYGGRSMDAFYDVLDPQDEVGKAQQKSLAPEKIKIDEGLYLPVHSERLNPARFNAYEIDYPTLQPFIIIGYDDLSIEWLNARHDDLVTIDGLVGVVVNIDDTDELNTLKALTDIPLYAVKGDELAEKFDITHYPALITHRAVEQ, encoded by the coding sequence ATGACATTACCTCATAAAAAATACGTTGCCTTATGGGCTCTTTCCCTCTGTATTGTAACACTTAATTCTGCTAATGCTGAGTTAACGGTGATAAGTGATTACGGTGGACGTTCAATGGACGCTTTTTATGATGTGTTAGATCCCCAAGATGAGGTAGGCAAAGCACAACAAAAAAGCCTTGCTCCTGAAAAAATAAAAATTGATGAGGGACTTTATTTGCCGGTGCACAGTGAACGTCTTAACCCCGCTCGTTTTAACGCTTATGAGATTGATTACCCTACGTTACAGCCGTTTATCATCATTGGCTATGATGATCTGTCAATCGAGTGGTTAAACGCTCGACATGATGATTTGGTAACCATCGACGGATTGGTTGGCGTCGTGGTTAATATCGATGATACGGATGAGCTTAATACCTTAAAAGCATTAACTGATATTCCTTTGTATGCGGTCAAGGGGGATGAACTTGCCGAGAAGTTTGACATTACCCATTACCCGGCGCTTATCACTCATCGAGCGGTGGAGCAATAA